The proteins below come from a single Acanthopagrus latus isolate v.2019 chromosome 4, fAcaLat1.1, whole genome shotgun sequence genomic window:
- the LOC119018804 gene encoding frizzled-3-like isoform X2, translated as MLCSFKNRFSTSSGPSSRCKGDEKVIRLSHCGEMSDIKMQTPVGGGCIKDLFLKMVYSKRRVPICFSFLHLPIFLLLFSLVTPALSIHMEAIESHSEFSCEPIRLRMCQDLPYNTTFMPNLLNHYDQQTAALAMEPFHPMVNLVCSADLRMFLCALYTPVCTEYGQVTMPCRSLCQRAKDECHKLMEIFGVAWPDDMECSRFPDCDEPYPRPEDLVTSSDPTEQSSMTVQRDYGFWCPRELKLDPDLGYTFMGRKDCSAPCPSMFFKQQELTFMRYFIGVVSIVCLSATLFTFLTFLIDVTRFRYPERPIIFYAVCYVMVSLVFFLGFLLEDRVACNAVSPAQFRASTITQGSHNKVCTLFFMVLYFFTMAGSVWWVILTITWFLAAVPKWGSEAIEKKALLFHAIAWGLPGALTVTLLALNKIEGDGISGVCFIGLYDIDALRWFVLAPLCLNVAVGVSLLLVGIVALNRVRMEIPLEKENQTKLVKFMIRMGVFSVLYLAPLLTVIGCYLYEHTYRTIWETTWMEENCRRYHIPCPYKVEQTSRPVMVLFLIKYLMMLVVGIPSVFWVGSKKTCFEWASFLHGRRRKDGVNESRQVLQEQPDFAQSLLREPNTPIIRKSRGTSTQGTSTHASSTHLAVLDDLDEPVRTHHGHPASTRSKASSVHSKASYHGSLRRTRDDRSDTVVYRGTEERSFHGSMPRLNHPLSTHSSLHQIDSHSRHSSQRDVSEAPPTLVTHGTTASNSQTAENEGTSA; from the exons ATGTTATGtagctttaaaaacagattcagCACGTCTTCAGGACCATCCAGTCGTTGTAAGGGCGATGAGAAAGTCATCCGTCTAAGCCACTGTGGAGAAATGTCTGACATTAAGATGCAAACACCTGTTGGAGGAGGTTGTATaaaagacttgtttttaaaaatggtctATAGCAAACGTCGCGTTCCCATCTGTTTTTCATTCCTCCACCTCCCTATCTTCCTACTCCTCTTCTCCCTGGTTACACCTGCTCTGTCCATTCATATGGAGGCCATAGAGAGCCACAGTGAGTTTAGCTGTGAGCCCATCAGACTGAGAATGTGCCAGGATCTGCCTTATAACACCACCTTCATGCCCAACCTACTGAATCACTACGACCAGCAAACGGCAGCATTAGCCATGGAG CCTTTCCATCCCATGGTAAACCTGGTGTGCAGCGCTGACCTGAGGATGTTCCTGTGTGCCCTGTACACTCCGGTGTGCACAGAGTACGGCCAGGTGACAATGCCGTGTCGAAGCCTCTGCCAGCGGGCCAAGGATGAGTGTCACAAGCTCATGGAAATATTCGGAGTAGCCTGGCCAGATGACATGGAGTGTAGCAg GTTCCCAGATTGTGACGAGCCCTATCCTCGTCCAGAGGACCTGGTGACAAGTTCTGACCCAACTGAGCAATCATCCATGACTGTCCAGAGAGATTATGGTTTCTGGTGCCCCAGAGAGCTCAAGCTGGACCCTGACCTGGGCTACACGTTCATGGGCAGGAAGGACTGCTCTGCCCCGTGCCCCTCAATGTTCTTCAAGCAGCAGGAGCTCACCTTCATGCGCTACTTCATAGGAGTCGTCTCcatcgtctgtctgtctgcaacgCTCTTTACGTTTCTGACGTTTCTCATTGATGTTACCAG gTTTCGATACCCCGAGCGACCAATAATCTTCTACGCTGTGTGTTATGTCATGGTATCACTGGTTTTCTTTCTGGGGTTTCTGTTGGAAGACAGGGTAGCGTGCAATGCAGTCAGCCCTGCCCAGTTCAGAGCTTCAACCATAACACAGGGCTCACACAACAAG gtATGCACTCTGTTCTTCATGGTCCTGTATTTCTTCACCATGGCCGGCAGCGTGTGGTGGGTTATACTGACAATCACTTGGTTCCTGGCGGCCGTCCCGAAATGGGGCAGCGAGGCCATTGAGAAGAAAGCCCTGCTCTTCCACGCCATTGCCTGGGGGCTCCCAGGGGCCCTGACTGTCACCCTGTTGGCCCTGAACAAAATTGAAGGAGATGGGATCAGTGGAGTGTGTTTCATAGGGCTGTATGACATAGACGCCCTGAGGTGGTTTGTTCTGGCACCACTCTGCCTCAACGTGGCG GTAGGTGTCTCTCTCCTGTTAGTAGGAATTGTGGCTTTGAACCGGGTACGCATGGAGATCCCTCTGGAGAAGGAGAACCAGACCAAACTAGTCAAGTTCATGATCCGAATGGGAGTGTTTTCAGTGCTCTACCTGGCCCCCTTGTTGACTGTGATTGGGTGCTACCTGTATGAACACACCTACCGGACCATTTGGGAGACGACATGGATGGAGGAGAACTGCAGGCGTTATCACATCCCCTGTCCATACAAG GTGGAGCAGACTAGCCGGCCAGTCATGGTTTTGTTTCTAATTAAGTATCTGATGATGTTGGTGGTGGGGATCCCTTCTGTTTTCTGGGTGGGCAGTAAGAAGACCTGTTTTGAATGGGCCAGTTTCCTGCATGGCCGCAGACGCAAAGA tggGGTGAATGAATCTCGTCAGGTGCTGCAGGAGCAGCCAGACTTTGCCCAGTCTCTGCTGCGTGAACCCAACACCCCCATAATTAGGAAGTCCAGAGGAACATCCACTCAG GGTACCTCTACTCACGCCTCTTCCACCCACTTGGCTGTTTTGGACGACCTCGACGAACCAGTCAGAACTCACCACGGCCACCCCGCTTCAACCAGGAGCAAGGCCAGCAGCGTCCACAGCAAGGCCAGCTACCATGGCAGCCTGCGCCGCACTCGTGATGACAG gAGTGACACTGTGGTTTACCGAGGCACAGAAGAGCGCAGTTTCCATGGCAGCATGCCACGTCTCAACCACCCGCTCTCCACTCACAGCAGCCTCCATCAGATAGACAGCCACTCGAGGCACAGCAGCCAGCGAGACGTATCTGAGGCCCCACCTACGCTCGTCACCCACGGAACAACGGCGAGCAACAGTCAAACTGCTGAGAATGAAGGCACCAGCGCCTGA
- the LOC119018804 gene encoding frizzled-3-like isoform X1 produces MLCSFKNRFSTSSGPSSRCKGDEKVIRLSHCGEMSDIKMQTPVGGGCIKDLFLKMVYSKRRVPICFSFLHLPIFLLLFSLVTPALSIHMEAIESHSEFSCEPIRLRMCQDLPYNTTFMPNLLNHYDQQTAALAMEPFHPMVNLVCSADLRMFLCALYTPVCTEYGQVTMPCRSLCQRAKDECHKLMEIFGVAWPDDMECSRFPDCDEPYPRPEDLVTSSDPTEQSSMTVQRDYGFWCPRELKLDPDLGYTFMGRKDCSAPCPSMFFKQQELTFMRYFIGVVSIVCLSATLFTFLTFLIDVTRFRYPERPIIFYAVCYVMVSLVFFLGFLLEDRVACNAVSPAQFRASTITQGSHNKVCTLFFMVLYFFTMAGSVWWVILTITWFLAAVPKWGSEAIEKKALLFHAIAWGLPGALTVTLLALNKIEGDGISGVCFIGLYDIDALRWFVLAPLCLNVAVGVSLLLVGIVALNRVRMEIPLEKENQTKLVKFMIRMGVFSVLYLAPLLTVIGCYLYEHTYRTIWETTWMEENCRRYHIPCPYKVEQTSRPVMVLFLIKYLMMLVVGIPSVFWVGSKKTCFEWASFLHGRRRKDSGVNESRQVLQEQPDFAQSLLREPNTPIIRKSRGTSTQGTSTHASSTHLAVLDDLDEPVRTHHGHPASTRSKASSVHSKASYHGSLRRTRDDRSDTVVYRGTEERSFHGSMPRLNHPLSTHSSLHQIDSHSRHSSQRDVSEAPPTLVTHGTTASNSQTAENEGTSA; encoded by the exons ATGTTATGtagctttaaaaacagattcagCACGTCTTCAGGACCATCCAGTCGTTGTAAGGGCGATGAGAAAGTCATCCGTCTAAGCCACTGTGGAGAAATGTCTGACATTAAGATGCAAACACCTGTTGGAGGAGGTTGTATaaaagacttgtttttaaaaatggtctATAGCAAACGTCGCGTTCCCATCTGTTTTTCATTCCTCCACCTCCCTATCTTCCTACTCCTCTTCTCCCTGGTTACACCTGCTCTGTCCATTCATATGGAGGCCATAGAGAGCCACAGTGAGTTTAGCTGTGAGCCCATCAGACTGAGAATGTGCCAGGATCTGCCTTATAACACCACCTTCATGCCCAACCTACTGAATCACTACGACCAGCAAACGGCAGCATTAGCCATGGAG CCTTTCCATCCCATGGTAAACCTGGTGTGCAGCGCTGACCTGAGGATGTTCCTGTGTGCCCTGTACACTCCGGTGTGCACAGAGTACGGCCAGGTGACAATGCCGTGTCGAAGCCTCTGCCAGCGGGCCAAGGATGAGTGTCACAAGCTCATGGAAATATTCGGAGTAGCCTGGCCAGATGACATGGAGTGTAGCAg GTTCCCAGATTGTGACGAGCCCTATCCTCGTCCAGAGGACCTGGTGACAAGTTCTGACCCAACTGAGCAATCATCCATGACTGTCCAGAGAGATTATGGTTTCTGGTGCCCCAGAGAGCTCAAGCTGGACCCTGACCTGGGCTACACGTTCATGGGCAGGAAGGACTGCTCTGCCCCGTGCCCCTCAATGTTCTTCAAGCAGCAGGAGCTCACCTTCATGCGCTACTTCATAGGAGTCGTCTCcatcgtctgtctgtctgcaacgCTCTTTACGTTTCTGACGTTTCTCATTGATGTTACCAG gTTTCGATACCCCGAGCGACCAATAATCTTCTACGCTGTGTGTTATGTCATGGTATCACTGGTTTTCTTTCTGGGGTTTCTGTTGGAAGACAGGGTAGCGTGCAATGCAGTCAGCCCTGCCCAGTTCAGAGCTTCAACCATAACACAGGGCTCACACAACAAG gtATGCACTCTGTTCTTCATGGTCCTGTATTTCTTCACCATGGCCGGCAGCGTGTGGTGGGTTATACTGACAATCACTTGGTTCCTGGCGGCCGTCCCGAAATGGGGCAGCGAGGCCATTGAGAAGAAAGCCCTGCTCTTCCACGCCATTGCCTGGGGGCTCCCAGGGGCCCTGACTGTCACCCTGTTGGCCCTGAACAAAATTGAAGGAGATGGGATCAGTGGAGTGTGTTTCATAGGGCTGTATGACATAGACGCCCTGAGGTGGTTTGTTCTGGCACCACTCTGCCTCAACGTGGCG GTAGGTGTCTCTCTCCTGTTAGTAGGAATTGTGGCTTTGAACCGGGTACGCATGGAGATCCCTCTGGAGAAGGAGAACCAGACCAAACTAGTCAAGTTCATGATCCGAATGGGAGTGTTTTCAGTGCTCTACCTGGCCCCCTTGTTGACTGTGATTGGGTGCTACCTGTATGAACACACCTACCGGACCATTTGGGAGACGACATGGATGGAGGAGAACTGCAGGCGTTATCACATCCCCTGTCCATACAAG GTGGAGCAGACTAGCCGGCCAGTCATGGTTTTGTTTCTAATTAAGTATCTGATGATGTTGGTGGTGGGGATCCCTTCTGTTTTCTGGGTGGGCAGTAAGAAGACCTGTTTTGAATGGGCCAGTTTCCTGCATGGCCGCAGACGCAAAGA cagtggGGTGAATGAATCTCGTCAGGTGCTGCAGGAGCAGCCAGACTTTGCCCAGTCTCTGCTGCGTGAACCCAACACCCCCATAATTAGGAAGTCCAGAGGAACATCCACTCAG GGTACCTCTACTCACGCCTCTTCCACCCACTTGGCTGTTTTGGACGACCTCGACGAACCAGTCAGAACTCACCACGGCCACCCCGCTTCAACCAGGAGCAAGGCCAGCAGCGTCCACAGCAAGGCCAGCTACCATGGCAGCCTGCGCCGCACTCGTGATGACAG gAGTGACACTGTGGTTTACCGAGGCACAGAAGAGCGCAGTTTCCATGGCAGCATGCCACGTCTCAACCACCCGCTCTCCACTCACAGCAGCCTCCATCAGATAGACAGCCACTCGAGGCACAGCAGCCAGCGAGACGTATCTGAGGCCCCACCTACGCTCGTCACCCACGGAACAACGGCGAGCAACAGTCAAACTGCTGAGAATGAAGGCACCAGCGCCTGA